The following DNA comes from Sinorhizobium mexicanum.
CGGTGGCTCCGCCTATGACGCCCATGGCGCGGCGATTTCGGAAGGGGACATGACGAAGGCGCTTGCCGCCGATGCCGTGCTCTTCGGCGCTGTCGGCGGACCGAAGTGGGATGCGGTACCCTATGAAGTACGGCCGGAAGCCGGTCTGCTGCGCCTGCGCAAGGATCTGGAACTCTTCGCCAATCTGAGGCCCGCCATCTGCTATCCGGCGCTTGCCAATGCTTCCTCGCTGAAGCCGGAGCTGGTCGAAGGCCTCGATATCCTGATCGTGCGCGAACTGACAGGCGGCGTCTATTTCGGCGAGCCCAAGGAGATCATCGACCTCGGCAACGGCCAGAAGCGCGGCATCGACACGCAGGTCTATGACACATACGAGATCGAGCGCATCGCTGGCGTTGCCTTCGAGCTCGCCCGCACGCGCAAGAACCGCGTCTGCTCGATGGAAAAGCGCAACGTGATGAAATCGGGCGTGCTCTGGAATCAGGTCGTGACCGAAACGCACAAGGCGAAATTTGCCGACGTGCAGCTGGAACACATGCTGGCGGATGCCGGCGGCATGCAGCTGGTGCGCCAGCCGAAGCAGTTCGACGTGATCGTCACCGACAACCTGTTCGGAGACATGCTGTCCGACGTCGCCGCCATGCTTACCGGTTCGCTCGGCATGCTGCCCTCCGCCTCGCTCGGTGCGCCGGATCCCAAGACGGGTAAGCGCAAGGCGCT
Coding sequences within:
- the leuB gene encoding 3-isopropylmalate dehydrogenase, translating into MTVRNLFLLPGDGIGPEAMAEVRKIIAYMNGELGAGFVTDEGLVGGSAYDAHGAAISEGDMTKALAADAVLFGAVGGPKWDAVPYEVRPEAGLLRLRKDLELFANLRPAICYPALANASSLKPELVEGLDILIVRELTGGVYFGEPKEIIDLGNGQKRGIDTQVYDTYEIERIAGVAFELARTRKNRVCSMEKRNVMKSGVLWNQVVTETHKAKFADVQLEHMLADAGGMQLVRQPKQFDVIVTDNLFGDMLSDVAAMLTGSLGMLPSASLGAPDPKTGKRKALYEPVHGSAPDIAGKGIANPIAMIASFAMCLRYSFNLVKEADNLEKAIADVLDKGIRTGDIMAEGARQVGTAEMGDAILAEFKALSA